In a genomic window of Rhinopithecus roxellana isolate Shanxi Qingling chromosome 2, ASM756505v1, whole genome shotgun sequence:
- the LOC115893640 gene encoding small nuclear ribonucleoprotein G — protein MSKAHPPELKKFMDKKLSLKLNGGRHVQGILRGFDPFMNLVIDECVEMATSGQQNNIGMVVIRGNSIIMLEALERV, from the coding sequence ATGAGCAAAGCTCACCCTCCCGAGTTGAAAAAATTTATGGACAAGAAGTTATCATTGAAATTAAATGGTGGCAGACATGTCCAAGGAATATTGCGGGGATTTGATCCCTTTATGAACCTTGTGATAGATGAATGTGTGGAGATGGCGACTAGTGGGCAACAAAACAATATTGGAATGGTGGTAATACGAGGAAATAGTATCATCATGTTAGAAGCCTTGGAACGAGTATAA